From the genome of Leptolyngbya sp. 'hensonii', one region includes:
- a CDS encoding helix-turn-helix domain-containing protein: MLNQVQPYSLDLRQKIVDAYLEGNTSQRQIAIQFRVAYSFVRKLIKQHRETGEIVPK; the protein is encoded by the coding sequence ATGCTCAATCAAGTGCAACCATACTCACTAGATCTTAGACAGAAAATTGTTGATGCATATCTTGAAGGGAATACGTCGCAACGTCAAATCGCTATACAATTTCGAGTTGCTTATAGTTTCGTGCGAAAGTTAATCAAACAACATCGGGAAACAGGTGAGATTGTCCCCAAAC